One segment of Pontibacter akesuensis DNA contains the following:
- a CDS encoding antibiotic biosynthesis monooxygenase family protein: MFIALSTFEIANDMAPEVKQAFVDRPQLVNNAPGFIRLDVLSPKENQNEIWMMTFWTDEESYQVWYKNHMRESHQGVPKGLKLVPHSSKVRFFDHVTA, translated from the coding sequence ATGTTTATAGCACTTAGCACATTTGAGATTGCCAACGACATGGCACCCGAGGTTAAACAGGCTTTTGTTGATCGTCCGCAGCTGGTAAATAACGCACCAGGCTTTATTCGGCTCGACGTGCTAAGCCCGAAGGAGAACCAGAATGAAATCTGGATGATGACGTTCTGGACAGATGAGGAAAGTTACCAGGTTTGGTACAAAAACCACATGCGTGAGTCGCACCAGGGTGTACCGAAAGGACTGAAGCTGGTGCCGCACAGCTCAAAAGTGCGCTTTTTTGACCACGTGACAGCTTAA
- a CDS encoding tetratricopeptide repeat protein — MNQSRLEQLFKFLEDDPNDAFTLYAIATEYRKENPQKALAYYEQLLAEHENYVGTYYHAAKLYEELGQSDVAERTYKKGMQISRQEGNMHAFSELQQAYNKMMGLDYEDD; from the coding sequence ATGAACCAAAGCAGATTAGAGCAGCTCTTCAAGTTCCTGGAAGATGACCCGAACGACGCTTTTACGTTATACGCCATCGCCACAGAATATCGTAAAGAAAATCCGCAGAAAGCGCTGGCATACTACGAGCAGCTGCTGGCCGAACACGAGAACTATGTGGGCACCTACTACCACGCTGCCAAGCTATACGAAGAGCTGGGCCAAAGCGATGTAGCAGAGCGTACTTATAAAAAAGGAATGCAGATTAGCCGGCAGGAAGGCAACATGCACGCGTTCTCTGAACTACAGCAAGCCTATAACAAAATGATGGGCCTGGATTACGAAGATGACTAA
- a CDS encoding electron transfer flavoprotein subunit beta/FixA family protein, which translates to MKILVCISNVPDTTSKINFTADNKEFDKNGVQFVINPWDEYALTRAIELKEAKGGTVTVLNVGEADAEPNIRKALAIGADDAIRVNANPKDAFFVAQQITAVAKENNYDMILMGKESIDYNGSQVHNMVGEMLGIPSIVPAFKLDLVDDNTAVLEREIEGGKEVVEVKLPFIASAQQPMSEPRIPNMRGIMTARTKPLAVREPVGADVKADYVNFSKPEKKSGVKMIDPENAGDLIKLLRNEAKVL; encoded by the coding sequence ATGAAAATATTAGTTTGCATCAGTAACGTACCGGATACAACATCCAAGATCAATTTTACGGCTGATAACAAAGAATTTGACAAAAACGGTGTACAGTTCGTCATCAACCCCTGGGATGAGTACGCACTGACAAGAGCCATTGAGCTGAAAGAAGCCAAAGGCGGCACTGTAACTGTATTAAACGTAGGTGAGGCCGATGCAGAGCCGAACATTCGCAAAGCACTGGCCATTGGGGCAGACGATGCCATCCGCGTAAACGCAAACCCGAAAGATGCTTTCTTCGTTGCGCAGCAGATCACTGCCGTGGCCAAGGAAAACAACTATGACATGATCCTGATGGGCAAGGAGTCGATCGACTACAATGGCTCGCAGGTGCATAACATGGTGGGCGAGATGCTGGGCATTCCTTCGATTGTTCCTGCCTTTAAGCTGGACCTGGTGGATGACAACACTGCCGTTCTGGAACGAGAGATTGAGGGTGGCAAAGAAGTAGTGGAAGTGAAGCTGCCGTTTATCGCCAGCGCACAGCAGCCGATGTCCGAGCCACGCATCCCGAACATGCGCGGTATCATGACGGCACGCACAAAGCCTTTGGCAGTAAGAGAGCCAGTTGGTGCTGATGTGAAAGCAGATTACGTTAACTTCAGCAAGCCCGAGAAAAAGAGCGGGGTGAAGATGATCGACCCTGAGAATGCCGGCGATTTGATAAAATTATTAAGAAACGAAGCTAAAGTACTATAA
- a CDS encoding electron transfer flavoprotein subunit alpha/FixB family protein produces the protein MSVLVFVEGLNGEVKKSSLEAASYGSQVAQQLGTTTTAIAIGDVQEAALAKLGEQGVSKVLYDGDSRLNQFIADAYVKVIAKAVQQENAKVLVFSNSNIGAAVGAKLAVRLNGSLATNVTALPTIDGGSFVVTRGVFSGKAFADVALTSDLKIVAIKKNSIDITSGGGSATVENFSADLADADFAVSPKETVMQDTNGGVLLPEAAIVVSGGRGLKGPENWHLVEDLAKELGAATACSKPVSDMDWRPHHEHVGQTGITVSPNLYIAIGISGAIQHLAGVNSSKVIVVINKDPEAPFFKAADYGIVGDAFEIVPKIIEAAKALDK, from the coding sequence ATGTCTGTATTAGTATTTGTAGAAGGTCTTAACGGAGAAGTAAAAAAATCGTCGTTAGAGGCCGCATCATACGGTAGCCAGGTTGCGCAGCAGTTGGGCACCACCACCACGGCCATTGCCATTGGCGATGTGCAGGAAGCAGCGCTTGCCAAACTAGGTGAGCAGGGCGTAAGCAAAGTGTTGTACGATGGCGACAGCCGTCTGAACCAGTTTATTGCCGATGCTTATGTAAAAGTGATCGCGAAAGCGGTGCAGCAGGAAAATGCCAAAGTACTGGTGTTCTCTAACTCCAACATCGGCGCTGCCGTGGGAGCAAAGCTTGCCGTACGCCTGAATGGCTCATTGGCAACCAACGTAACGGCCTTGCCTACTATTGATGGCGGTTCGTTTGTGGTGACCCGTGGCGTGTTTTCCGGCAAGGCGTTTGCCGATGTAGCCCTTACTTCGGATCTGAAGATTGTGGCTATCAAGAAAAACTCTATCGACATTACTTCCGGTGGCGGATCAGCTACGGTAGAAAACTTCTCTGCTGACCTGGCCGATGCTGATTTTGCTGTGTCTCCTAAAGAAACGGTGATGCAGGACACGAACGGTGGCGTACTGCTGCCAGAGGCTGCTATCGTGGTTTCCGGTGGCCGTGGTCTGAAAGGACCGGAGAACTGGCACCTGGTAGAGGATCTTGCAAAAGAATTAGGCGCTGCCACGGCCTGTTCCAAGCCCGTATCTGATATGGACTGGAGACCTCACCATGAGCACGTTGGCCAGACCGGTATTACCGTAAGCCCCAATTTATACATCGCTATTGGCATCTCAGGAGCCATTCAGCACCTGGCTGGGGTTAACTCTTCTAAAGTGATTGTCGTTATTAATAAGGATCCTGAAGCGCCGTTCTTCAAAGCCGCTGATTATGGCATTGTTGGCGATGCGTTTGAGATCGTTCCGAAAATAATAGAAGCTGCAAAAGCTTTGGACAAATAG
- a CDS encoding bifunctional nuclease family protein, with translation MKKIQLEILGLSSSQSQTGSFALVLGEREGNRRLPIIIGMFEAQSIAIQIEKINPNRPLTHDLFKSFAEEMDVRVTEIMISDLKEGVFYSRIVCTNGVKEFELDSRPSDAIAIGLRFGVPIYTVESVLSEAGIILSDLEEEEDESDELTVKSTGSTSAGSSASKEPLNQTSVDELNKMLNEALEKEDYEKAAKIRDELNKRN, from the coding sequence GTGAAGAAAATTCAGTTAGAGATACTCGGCCTTTCCTCCAGCCAGTCGCAAACAGGATCGTTTGCCTTGGTGCTGGGAGAGAGAGAAGGAAACAGGCGGCTGCCCATCATCATCGGCATGTTTGAGGCGCAGTCTATCGCTATCCAGATAGAGAAGATAAATCCTAACCGCCCGCTCACGCACGATTTGTTTAAGTCGTTTGCCGAGGAGATGGATGTGCGCGTGACAGAGATCATGATCTCTGACCTGAAAGAAGGCGTATTCTACTCTAGAATCGTGTGCACCAATGGTGTGAAAGAATTCGAACTGGATTCACGCCCATCCGATGCCATTGCCATTGGCCTGCGGTTTGGTGTTCCGATTTACACGGTGGAAAGCGTACTTTCTGAGGCAGGAATTATACTTAGCGACCTGGAGGAAGAGGAGGATGAAAGCGATGAGCTGACGGTGAAAAGCACTGGCAGCACGTCTGCTGGTTCTTCGGCCTCAAAGGAGCCCCTGAACCAGACTTCGGTGGATGAGCTGAACAAGATGCTCAATGAAGCCCTTGAGAAAGAGGATTATGAGAAGGCTGCCAAAATTCGCGACGAGTTGAACAAGCGCAACTGA
- a CDS encoding NupC/NupG family nucleoside CNT transporter produces the protein MYDIFRGALGLVVLVAIAILFSKNRRAIDWKLVAFGLFLQIFFGVMVTQVAFVADAFAFVSKLFVKLLSFSQAGAEFLFGNLANPAKNNGLGFIFAFSVLPTIIFFSTVSAGLYYLGVLQKIVFGIAWVMSKGMRLSGAESLSAAGNIFLGQTEAPLLVRPFIARMTRSELMCLMTGGMATLAGGVLAAYVAFLGGSDLNQQAIFAAHLLTASVMNAPAGIVLAKILVPETEHDKINTQLEVNEEQLGVNLVDALSRGASDGLRLAANVGGMLLAFIAVIALLNYVLIKLGSLSGLNEFVVASTSGQFDGFSFQYILGQIFRVFAFIMGVPWEDTLLVGSLLGQKTAVNEFVAYLDLANMKAAGLLGEKALIMSTYALCGFSNFSSIAIQVGGIGSMAPNQQGNLSKLGFLALLGASLACMMTATVAGMLYGI, from the coding sequence ATGTACGATATTTTTAGAGGTGCGCTTGGCCTCGTAGTGCTGGTTGCCATTGCCATTCTTTTCTCCAAAAACAGAAGGGCCATCGACTGGAAGCTTGTCGCTTTTGGTCTCTTTCTCCAGATTTTCTTTGGGGTGATGGTAACACAGGTGGCATTTGTAGCCGATGCCTTCGCCTTTGTGAGTAAGCTTTTCGTGAAGTTGCTGAGCTTTTCGCAGGCGGGTGCCGAGTTCCTGTTCGGCAACCTTGCAAACCCTGCAAAAAATAACGGGCTAGGCTTTATCTTCGCCTTCTCAGTACTGCCAACTATAATCTTTTTCTCTACTGTATCCGCTGGTTTATACTACCTGGGCGTGCTGCAGAAAATCGTATTTGGAATTGCCTGGGTCATGTCGAAGGGCATGCGCTTGTCCGGTGCCGAGAGTTTGTCTGCCGCTGGTAACATCTTTCTGGGTCAAACAGAAGCCCCTTTGCTCGTTCGTCCGTTTATTGCCCGCATGACCCGCTCAGAGCTGATGTGCCTGATGACAGGCGGCATGGCAACGCTTGCCGGCGGTGTATTGGCGGCTTATGTGGCTTTTCTGGGTGGCAGTGACCTGAACCAGCAGGCAATTTTCGCAGCGCACCTACTTACGGCATCCGTGATGAACGCTCCGGCGGGAATCGTACTGGCAAAAATACTCGTTCCTGAAACTGAGCACGATAAGATTAATACGCAACTGGAGGTGAACGAGGAGCAGCTGGGAGTAAACCTGGTGGATGCCCTTAGCCGCGGTGCATCGGATGGCCTTCGGCTGGCTGCCAATGTGGGAGGTATGTTGCTGGCATTTATCGCCGTTATCGCCCTCTTAAACTATGTGCTGATCAAGTTGGGAAGCCTTTCTGGCTTGAATGAATTTGTAGTGGCCAGTACAAGCGGGCAGTTCGACGGCTTCTCTTTCCAGTATATTCTGGGGCAAATTTTCCGTGTCTTCGCCTTTATCATGGGTGTTCCTTGGGAAGATACGCTGCTGGTAGGCAGCTTGCTTGGCCAAAAAACAGCCGTAAATGAGTTTGTGGCTTACCTGGACCTGGCGAACATGAAAGCTGCTGGCTTGCTGGGCGAGAAAGCGCTGATCATGTCTACGTATGCGCTCTGCGGCTTCTCGAACTTCAGCTCTATTGCCATTCAGGTGGGCGGTATCGGAAGTATGGCGCCTAACCAGCAGGGTAACCTGTCCAAACTAGGTTTCCTGGCGTTGCTGGGCGCTTCACTGGCTTGCATGATGACAGCCACTGTGGCCGGCATGCTGTACGGTATCTAA
- a CDS encoding ABC transporter ATP-binding protein, with the protein MIEIHNIHKSFNGKKVLDGVSGVFETGKTNLLLGASGTGKSVLLKCIVGLVKPDLGSVTFDGTYFTNNKLDIRQEIRRKIGMLFQGSALFDSMTVEENIEFPLKMLADMPRDERKDRVNFCLKRVGLENANKKMPSELSGGMKKRVGIARAIAPNCTYLFCDEPNSGLDPLTAIKIDELIAEITEEYGITTIIVTHDMNSVIEIGDKIMFLYQGKKLWEGTNDEIMDTDVPKLNEFIFANRLMRDAKKVDDDEENERLLQG; encoded by the coding sequence ATGATTGAAATACATAACATACATAAATCATTTAACGGGAAGAAAGTGCTGGACGGAGTTAGCGGGGTATTTGAAACCGGTAAAACCAACCTGCTGCTCGGAGCCAGCGGTACCGGTAAAAGCGTGCTGCTAAAGTGCATCGTAGGCTTGGTAAAACCAGACTTAGGCAGCGTCACCTTCGATGGCACCTACTTCACCAACAATAAGCTGGACATCCGGCAAGAGATTCGCCGCAAGATTGGCATGCTGTTCCAGGGGTCTGCCCTCTTTGATTCAATGACGGTGGAGGAAAACATCGAATTCCCGCTGAAGATGCTGGCAGACATGCCCCGGGATGAACGTAAAGACCGCGTAAACTTTTGCTTGAAGCGCGTTGGACTGGAAAATGCTAACAAAAAGATGCCCTCTGAGTTGAGCGGTGGCATGAAGAAGCGGGTGGGTATTGCCCGGGCAATCGCGCCGAACTGCACCTACCTCTTTTGCGACGAACCAAACTCAGGCCTTGATCCCTTAACGGCTATAAAAATAGATGAACTGATCGCCGAAATAACCGAAGAGTACGGCATCACCACCATCATCGTGACGCACGATATGAACTCCGTTATTGAGATTGGAGATAAGATCATGTTCCTGTACCAGGGCAAAAAGCTTTGGGAAGGAACAAATGATGAAATCATGGATACAGATGTCCCCAAGCTGAACGAGTTCATCTTCGCTAACCGCCTGATGCGCGATGCGAAGAAAGTGGATGATGATGAAGAAAACGAGCGCTTGCTACAGGGTTAA
- a CDS encoding MlaE family ABC transporter permease has protein sequence MLQNFGEYLIFMKSLFARAESPKIIFNRTIDEAILIGINSILIVAIVATFIGAVTAVQISYNLDNAFIPRSTIGFMVREMTILELAPTITSIVLAGKVGSNIAGGLGTMQITEQVDALEVMGINSASYLVLPKIIASLFVFPMLVILAMFLGIAGGYLAGTATGEITGQEYITGIRGDFIPYNILFALIKSFVFAFLISSISSFRGYYTTGGALEVGAASTAAVTNSVIAVLIADFVCAQLLL, from the coding sequence ATGTTGCAAAATTTTGGAGAGTATCTAATCTTTATGAAAAGCCTGTTCGCACGGGCCGAGTCACCGAAAATAATTTTTAACCGCACGATAGACGAAGCCATCCTGATCGGCATAAACTCCATCTTGATCGTTGCTATTGTGGCCACTTTTATCGGTGCTGTAACAGCAGTACAGATTTCCTACAACCTCGATAACGCCTTTATACCGCGTTCAACAATTGGATTCATGGTTCGGGAGATGACCATACTTGAACTGGCACCTACCATCACCTCTATCGTACTGGCCGGTAAAGTAGGGTCGAATATTGCAGGCGGACTAGGCACCATGCAGATAACTGAACAGGTAGATGCACTGGAGGTAATGGGGATTAACTCTGCTTCTTACCTGGTACTGCCTAAAATTATTGCCTCCCTTTTCGTTTTCCCGATGCTGGTTATCCTGGCTATGTTTTTAGGTATAGCAGGTGGCTATCTAGCAGGCACCGCCACAGGCGAGATTACAGGTCAGGAATATATTACAGGTATCCGTGGGGATTTTATTCCTTACAATATTCTGTTTGCTCTCATTAAGTCGTTTGTGTTTGCCTTCCTGATTTCCTCTATCTCTTCTTTCAGGGGATATTACACTACAGGTGGAGCTTTGGAGGTTGGTGCAGCCAGTACAGCAGCGGTTACAAACAGCGTTATTGCCGTGTTGATTGCAGACTTTGTGTGCGCGCAGCTGTTACTGTAG
- a CDS encoding SDR family oxidoreductase: MQRYILVTGGTKGIGRAIIEQFAKEGFHIITCSRNEKDLQKLKLDIERNYTFSKVFFREADLSDRGSLQQFSKYVEKLGVQVDVLVNNSGLFIPGKIMEEDNEALPFMINTNLYSAYYITKAIVPGMISRRAGHVFNMCSTASITPYINGGSYCISKYAMYGMTKVLREELKEHNVRVTAILPGATLTASWEGVDLPPERFVKAEDVAMAVWNAYTLSENSVVEELLIRPQLGDL, translated from the coding sequence ATGCAACGATATATTTTGGTAACGGGTGGAACGAAGGGCATTGGAAGGGCAATAATAGAGCAATTTGCCAAGGAAGGCTTCCACATTATCACCTGTTCCCGAAACGAAAAGGACCTGCAAAAGCTGAAGCTGGACATTGAGCGAAATTATACTTTCTCTAAGGTGTTTTTCAGGGAGGCAGACCTCAGCGACCGTGGTTCATTGCAGCAGTTCAGTAAGTATGTGGAGAAGCTGGGGGTGCAGGTGGATGTGCTGGTGAACAACAGCGGCCTCTTTATACCCGGCAAAATTATGGAGGAGGACAATGAGGCCCTGCCGTTCATGATCAACACCAACCTCTACAGCGCCTACTACATAACCAAGGCGATCGTGCCGGGTATGATCAGCCGCCGGGCAGGCCATGTGTTTAACATGTGCTCCACGGCAAGTATAACGCCCTACATAAACGGTGGCTCCTACTGTATCTCTAAATACGCCATGTATGGCATGACGAAGGTGCTGCGCGAGGAGTTGAAGGAGCACAACGTGCGGGTGACGGCCATACTTCCGGGGGCAACACTTACCGCCAGTTGGGAGGGCGTAGACCTGCCGCCGGAGCGCTTTGTGAAGGCAGAGGATGTGGCCATGGCTGTTTGGAATGCCTATACGCTGTCGGAGAACAGTGTGGTGGAGGAGCTGCTGATCAGGCCGCAGTTGGGTGATTTGTAG
- the gldA gene encoding gliding motility-associated ABC transporter ATP-binding subunit GldA: MSVEVKNLTKIYGAQHAVDDISFTVEQGQILGFLGPNGAGKSTTMKIATCFLPPSAGTIVVAGHDVVQDPIAVRRNVGYLPEHNPLYLDMYVHEYLQFVASVYGLKGKLAKARVQEMVELCGLTLEQGKKIGALSKGYRQRVGLAQALVHDPQVLILDEPTTGLDPNQIVEIRALIKRIGQNKTVIFSTHIMQEVAAICDRVIIINRGKLVANSDVASLQAGGKNEKVTLVEFEAPIEVAALQSIAGVQRAELAQGLTYRIISSKEADVRSSVFRIAAEHNWPLVGLRQEENSLEKIFQQLTK, from the coding sequence ATGTCTGTTGAAGTAAAGAACCTGACAAAAATATATGGAGCCCAGCATGCCGTGGATGATATCTCCTTTACGGTGGAGCAGGGGCAAATACTAGGTTTCCTGGGGCCAAACGGTGCGGGTAAATCCACTACCATGAAAATTGCCACCTGTTTTCTGCCGCCAAGTGCCGGTACGATTGTGGTGGCTGGCCATGATGTAGTGCAGGACCCAATAGCTGTGCGCCGCAACGTTGGTTACCTGCCCGAGCACAACCCGCTTTACCTCGATATGTATGTGCACGAGTACCTGCAGTTTGTGGCCTCTGTGTATGGATTGAAAGGTAAGTTGGCAAAGGCCCGGGTGCAGGAGATGGTGGAGCTGTGCGGCCTTACCTTGGAGCAGGGTAAAAAGATTGGTGCACTTTCCAAAGGATATCGGCAACGTGTGGGGCTGGCGCAGGCGCTGGTGCACGACCCGCAGGTGCTAATTTTAGACGAGCCTACCACCGGCCTCGACCCGAACCAGATCGTGGAGATCCGCGCGCTCATCAAGCGCATCGGGCAAAATAAAACCGTCATCTTCTCCACGCACATCATGCAGGAGGTGGCCGCCATCTGCGACCGCGTTATCATCATTAACCGGGGCAAACTGGTGGCAAACAGTGATGTGGCGAGCCTGCAGGCTGGCGGCAAAAACGAAAAAGTAACCTTAGTTGAATTTGAGGCACCGATCGAGGTAGCGGCCCTGCAAAGTATAGCGGGCGTTCAGCGGGCAGAGCTGGCGCAGGGCTTGACTTACCGCATCATCTCCAGCAAGGAAGCCGATGTGCGCTCTAGTGTTTTCCGCATCGCCGCCGAGCACAACTGGCCTTTGGTAGGCCTGCGCCAGGAAGAGAACTCCCTAGAAAAAATATTCCAACAGCTTACGAAATAA
- the gldF gene encoding gliding motility-associated ABC transporter permease subunit GldF → MLAILKKEFNGFLNSLIAYIVITVFLVAIGMFMWVFPESSVLEYGFADMQTLFSMAPFVFLFLIPAITMRTFAEEKREGTIELLLTKPITDLQLILGKYFAALLLALFALLPTLLYYYSVYELGSPEGNVDSAAVVGSYLGLIFLAGVFCAIGVFSSAISDNQIISFVIAVFLCYIIYTGFGLIASIPVWGSFGYYISQLGIAYHYEAISKGLVDSRDVLYFLSVIAIMILATKLVLRSRKW, encoded by the coding sequence ATGCTCGCAATCTTAAAGAAAGAATTTAACGGCTTCCTGAACTCGCTGATCGCTTACATCGTGATCACGGTGTTCCTGGTGGCCATTGGCATGTTCATGTGGGTGTTCCCGGAGAGCAGCGTGCTCGAGTACGGTTTTGCCGACATGCAGACGCTCTTCAGCATGGCGCCTTTCGTTTTCCTGTTCCTGATACCGGCCATCACCATGCGCACTTTTGCCGAGGAGAAGCGCGAAGGAACCATTGAACTGTTGCTCACCAAACCTATTACGGACCTGCAACTTATACTCGGGAAATACTTTGCCGCGCTACTGCTGGCGCTGTTTGCGCTGCTGCCCACGCTGCTGTACTATTACTCGGTGTATGAACTGGGCAGCCCCGAAGGCAACGTAGATTCTGCCGCTGTGGTAGGCTCTTACTTGGGGTTAATATTTTTAGCTGGCGTTTTCTGTGCGATAGGCGTGTTCTCGTCGGCTATCTCTGATAACCAGATCATTTCCTTCGTAATTGCCGTGTTCCTGTGCTACATCATCTACACCGGCTTCGGATTAATCGCCTCCATACCTGTGTGGGGCAGCTTCGGCTACTACATCAGTCAATTAGGCATTGCGTATCACTACGAGGCTATCAGCAAAGGCTTAGTTGATTCTCGCGACGTTTTATACTTCCTAAGTGTGATTGCAATCATGATTCTGGCCACTAAACTTGTGTTGAGGAGCAGAAAATGGTAA
- the gldG gene encoding gliding motility-associated ABC transporter substrate-binding protein GldG, which yields MVTEQNKSKRGGDILTFIAWVAAIILLNVVAANYFFRLDLTGDNRYTIAPVTKQMLANLENEVVVDVYLEGDFPAGFKRLQQSVRETLDEFRIYADGNLRYNFIDPTAITDETQRNAFYTSLAEKGIIPTNLRATEDGKQVERLVFPGAVVRYQGKETAVNLLKGNLAASADERLNQSVEGVEYELATAIRKVGFQGNKIIGYITGQGELEQQQVTDLLGSLQEYYRVARGELDQIPSLEGLDLIIVAKPTQPYSEADKYKIDQFIMKGGKAVFFVDPLNANIDSVGAGGMFAVPYNLNLDDLFFRYGVRLNPTMIMDLNSGFIPMVTGYMGDKPQTEMINWRFYPLLNNFSKHPITRNIDAVYSRFVSTMDTVKADGIRKTPLVYTSTYSRILEPPVPLSLEEARIDVKPEQYQAGQQPVGYLLEGKFTSLFSNRRAPDGVQQTNVQEQGVETKVAVFSDGDLVRNEINGRTGQAYELGFDRYNNITFANKELAMNTIHYLLDSEGLINVRSKEIELRPLDRVQVREEKTYWQLLNLVAPIILLGLFGISRYYLRKRKYTRF from the coding sequence ATGGTAACGGAACAGAATAAGAGCAAACGCGGCGGCGATATTCTCACGTTTATTGCCTGGGTTGCCGCAATCATCCTGTTGAATGTGGTGGCAGCCAATTATTTTTTCCGCCTCGACCTGACAGGAGACAACCGCTATACCATTGCCCCGGTTACCAAGCAGATGCTGGCCAACCTGGAAAATGAGGTGGTAGTGGATGTATACTTGGAGGGCGATTTCCCGGCAGGCTTTAAGCGGCTGCAGCAGTCGGTGCGCGAGACACTAGACGAGTTCCGCATTTACGCCGACGGCAACCTCCGCTATAATTTTATTGATCCTACGGCGATTACAGACGAAACACAGCGAAACGCGTTTTATACTTCGCTGGCGGAGAAAGGCATCATTCCCACCAACCTGCGGGCTACGGAGGACGGAAAGCAAGTGGAGCGCCTGGTGTTTCCGGGAGCAGTTGTGCGGTACCAGGGGAAAGAGACGGCTGTAAACCTGCTGAAAGGCAATTTGGCTGCCAGTGCGGACGAGCGCCTGAACCAGTCGGTGGAAGGAGTGGAGTATGAACTGGCGACTGCCATACGCAAAGTAGGTTTCCAGGGGAACAAGATCATCGGCTACATCACAGGGCAGGGAGAGCTGGAGCAGCAGCAGGTAACTGATTTGCTGGGCTCGCTGCAGGAGTACTACCGCGTGGCCCGTGGCGAGCTGGATCAGATTCCTTCGCTTGAGGGCCTGGACCTGATCATTGTGGCCAAACCCACACAACCATACTCGGAGGCGGACAAGTATAAGATTGATCAGTTTATAATGAAAGGCGGCAAAGCTGTTTTCTTCGTGGATCCGCTGAACGCCAATATTGACAGCGTTGGGGCAGGAGGGATGTTTGCTGTGCCGTACAACCTCAACCTCGACGACCTGTTCTTCCGTTACGGCGTGCGCCTGAACCCCACCATGATTATGGACCTAAACTCTGGCTTCATACCTATGGTAACCGGCTACATGGGCGACAAGCCCCAGACAGAGATGATTAACTGGCGTTTTTACCCCTTGCTTAACAACTTCAGCAAGCACCCCATCACCCGAAACATCGATGCGGTGTATTCCCGTTTTGTAAGCACGATGGATACGGTGAAGGCCGATGGCATCCGAAAGACGCCGCTGGTTTATACGTCCACCTACTCCCGCATTCTGGAGCCGCCTGTGCCGCTCTCTTTGGAAGAAGCCCGTATCGACGTGAAGCCAGAGCAGTACCAGGCAGGGCAGCAGCCGGTAGGGTACCTGCTCGAGGGCAAATTCACCTCGCTGTTTAGCAACCGCCGTGCACCAGATGGGGTGCAGCAAACTAACGTGCAGGAGCAGGGCGTGGAAACAAAAGTGGCTGTGTTCTCGGATGGCGATCTGGTGCGCAATGAGATCAACGGCCGCACCGGGCAGGCGTACGAACTGGGCTTCGACAGGTATAACAATATCACCTTCGCCAACAAGGAACTGGCCATGAACACCATTCATTACCTGCTGGATTCAGAAGGCCTGATTAACGTGCGGAGCAAGGAAATTGAGTTGCGGCCGCTGGATAGGGTGCAGGTGCGGGAGGAGAAAACGTACTGGCAACTGCTCAACCTGGTGGCGCCGATTATACTTCTGGGCCTGTTCGGCATCAGCCGGTATTACCTGCGCAAGCGAAAGTACACGAGATTTTAA